CCTCATCCCGCTCAGCATCAGCAGCCCGTCGCGCCAGCGCCCCCTGCTGCCCCCGCGGCTCCACAGGAAGCGGCGGCTCTCGCAGCGGAATCAGGGCCCGTGATCAAGAGCCCGACCGTTGGTACATTCTATGCATCTCCCAGTCCGGATGATCCTCCATTCGTGAGTGTCGGTTCGAAAGTCGGCGCTGATACGATTGTCTGCATTGTGGAAGCAATGAAAGTCTTTAATCAGATTCCTGCTGAGATGAACGGGACGATTTCCGAGATTTTGGTGAAGGATGGTGAAGCGGTCGAATTTGGCCAACCGCTGTTCAGAATCACGCAAGGCTAATGCCTTTTTGTAGAATGTTCGCGATGCCGTGCTTTAAACGGTGGCGATCATAATTTCAGATGTAGGTCCTTTTACCAAGTCAAAAACACATGTTTCAAAGAATACTGGTAGCAAACCGAGGAGAGATCGCACTGCGGGTCATTCGCGCCTGTCGTGAAATGGGAATCGAAACCGTTGCGGTCTTCAGTGAAGCAGATCGGGATGCACACTACCTCTCATTAGCCGATGAAGCCATTTGCATCGGACCACCGGCGGCAACAGACAGCTATCTGATGATCAATCGCATTATCAGTGCGGCTGAAATCGGTAACGTGCAAGCCATTCATCCCGGTTATGGATTTCTGGCTGAGAATGCGCACTTCGCAGAAGTCTGTCGCAGCTGCAATATTGAATTTATCGGCCCGCCACATGAAGCGATGGCGCAGCTGGGAGATAAAGTCTCCGCTCGCGAAATTGCGAAATCAGCCAACGTGCATTTGTCACCGGGAACCGAAGGTCTGGTAAACGATGAAGCAGAAGCATTAAGCGTGGCGAAAGAAATTGGTTATCCGGTTTTGATTAAGGCGACGGCCGGGGGTGGCGGTAAAGGCATGCGGGTGGCCCGCAATGATATTTCTCTGAAAGCCGGCTTGAAAGCAGCTGCAGCAGAAGCAGAAGCCGCTTTTAAAAACGCCGGTGTTTATATCGAGAAATACATCGAAAATCCCCGCCACGTGGAAGTCCAGATCATGGCCGACAACCATGGGAACGTAGTGCATCTCTGGGAACGCGATTGTAGTCTGCAACGGCGACATCAAAAACTGGTGGAAGAGAGCCCGGCTCCCAATTTGCCTCACTCTGTTCGCGAAGATATCTGTAAGGCTGCCTGTCGACTGATTGAAACAGCCGGGTATACCAACGCCGGAACGGTTGAGTTCCTGGTCGGGCCTGATAATCAGTTCTACTTTATCGAAGTCAACGCGCGAATTCAGGTCGAACATCCGGTGAGTGAACTAGTTACCGGCATCGATTTGATCAAACAGCAAATCAAAGTTGCAGCCGGGGAAAAACTGGATTTCAAACA
This genomic interval from Gimesia alba contains the following:
- the accB gene encoding acetyl-CoA carboxylase biotin carboxyl carrier protein encodes the protein MAKNEVPKGEPFDLEKLQTLFEMMEKHGLTEVNLKRGDETWKLRRGPQETISMVPTAMPHPAQHQQPVAPAPPAAPAAPQEAAALAAESGPVIKSPTVGTFYASPSPDDPPFVSVGSKVGADTIVCIVEAMKVFNQIPAEMNGTISEILVKDGEAVEFGQPLFRITQG
- the accC gene encoding acetyl-CoA carboxylase biotin carboxylase subunit, whose translation is MFQRILVANRGEIALRVIRACREMGIETVAVFSEADRDAHYLSLADEAICIGPPAATDSYLMINRIISAAEIGNVQAIHPGYGFLAENAHFAEVCRSCNIEFIGPPHEAMAQLGDKVSAREIAKSANVHLSPGTEGLVNDEAEALSVAKEIGYPVLIKATAGGGGKGMRVARNDISLKAGLKAAAAEAEAAFKNAGVYIEKYIENPRHVEVQIMADNHGNVVHLWERDCSLQRRHQKLVEESPAPNLPHSVREDICKAACRLIETAGYTNAGTVEFLVGPDNQFYFIEVNARIQVEHPVSELVTGIDLIKQQIKVAAGEKLDFKQKNIPCNGSAIELRINAEDPENDFRGSPGKITKLRVPAGLGVRFDSHIYEGYTVGPYYDSLIGKLIVHRPTREESLACMRRCLDEFVIEGIKTTIPLAKKIFNHSAFIEGKVDTTFIERTW